The Anaerolineae bacterium genome segment ACACTCCAGCCGTATTACAGAAACCTTTTGCCGAGCACGACTCACACGCGGCGCATTTGGCGCATTTAACCCATGCTGTAGTAGAATAAACCTTCGTTATAATGCCTTCTTGAGTTGCCAAAATATCAGCCTTTATCGTGAGACCTTTGCAAAACGCCCCCTTTTGCCCAATTTCTGCGTCAGGCTCAAATTTTAATCCTCGAAATACCCAATGTATGTCTGCGGTTAAAATTTTCGCCTTCCTCGAACTTGATCAAAATTGAACATTTTTCAAAGGCCTCTGGTTTTATGTTCAATATTCATAATAAAAAAACGGCACACTGAATAAGAAACACGATTTTATATTCCCACTGAATGCAACGAATCAACGATCCCTTCGAGTTCTGCAAATATCTGCTTCTCGTTGAAATGTTTAACCTGTGCCGCACCGCTCGGGCAGAATCCGGCACAACTTCCACATCCTTTGCATAGGGCTTCATTGACC includes the following:
- a CDS encoding 4Fe-4S binding protein, producing VNEALCKGCGSCAGFCPSGAAQVKHFNEKQIFAELEGIVDSLHSVGI